CCCTGCACAAGGAAGCAGTACTTCAGGCCGCTGCTGACCTGCACGGTCAGCGAAGTCATCGTGCCCCGGAGCGTCGTCTGCGGCTGCTTGGCGCCTTGCTCCGCCACGATCACGGCGTACGTCAGCCTCGGTGGGCCTGACCAGGTCAGGATGACCGAAGTGCCCTTGTCCACGGGCGGATTCAGCTTGATCGTGGCCTGTTTCGGGGGTGCCGGAGTCGGGGTCGGCGTACTGACAGCAGCAGGCGGTGGCGCGGCCACCCGATCGGCCGGGTCGTCACCGCCCGGCCGGAACACCACCGGTACGACGGCCACCAGCGCGACCGCCGCGCCTGCGCCGATCAGCAACGGTTTCCGGGATTTTCCGGGTGCATCCTTGCCTTTGTCCCGCTTCTGCTTCGCGGTCTGCTTCTTCTTCGGCGCCTCGACGACGGCCAGCGGCGGAACGCTCCGGCCCGCGGCCAGTTCGTCGCGGAAGTCGTCGAAATCCAGCTCGTCCTCCGGCGCCGCCCCCGCCCCGGCCAGCAACGCCTCGAACTCGCCGACCACGGCCGCCGCTTCCGGACGGGCATCCGGTTCCTTGGCCATCATCCGCTGCAGCAGCGCCGACAACGCCGGCGGCACGTCGCGACCGGTCACCTCCGCGGGCGGCTCCCGCAAGACCCGCAGTACGACGCCGTCCGGCGCTTCACCCGTCCGCGCCGGGAACGGCGGCCGCCCGGTCAGGGCCAGATACAGTACGGCGCCCAGCCCGTACACGTCGGCCGCCTCGGACAGCTCGCCTTCTCGCAGTACCTCGGGAGCCGTGTACGCCGCATCGCCCATCAGGTCGCGCGGGAACCGCAGCCGCAGCGCCATCCCGAAGTCCGACAGCGCGGGCTGCCCGCTGGACCGCTCGAGCACGTTCGCCGGCGTCACACCCCCGTGCACCAGCCCGGCATCGTGCGCTTCGGCCAGCACCGAGCTGAGGATCTGCCCGAGGACGATGACGTCCCCGATCGGCAGCGGACCGTTCTTGACCAGATCCGTCAACGACTGTGGGCAGAACTCCATCCGCAGCCCGGTCCGCCCGTCCGGCAGGTCGTCCAGCGACTC
This Kribbella sp. NBC_00482 DNA region includes the following protein-coding sequences:
- a CDS encoding serine/threonine-protein kinase, which encodes MTLMAEISPDALVPRATGPVATLYLLAPPGGRTVAVKVYPQPLDRRTYNGIEVEQAKLAGLRSAPSIVRVESLDDLPDGRTGLRMEFCPQSLTDLVKNGPLPIGDVIVLGQILSSVLAEAHDAGLVHGGVTPANVLERSSGQPALSDFGMALRLRFPRDLMGDAAYTAPEVLREGELSEAADVYGLGAVLYLALTGRPPFPARTGEAPDGVVLRVLREPPAEVTGRDVPPALSALLQRMMAKEPDARPEAAAVVGEFEALLAGAGAAPEDELDFDDFRDELAAGRSVPPLAVVEAPKKKQTAKQKRDKGKDAPGKSRKPLLIGAGAAVALVAVVPVVFRPGGDDPADRVAAPPPAAVSTPTPTPAPPKQATIKLNPPVDKGTSVILTWSGPPRLTYAVIVAEQGAKQPQTTLRGTMTSLTVQVSSGLKYCFLVQGTDGVDKFESAPRSIRGATCSG